The DNA window ctgtatcggtggttgtagcgttcgtgtgtccatacatctatATCAgtggtgtacctgtgtgtcattagctcctactcgcatgtgcaggatagcatccgtacgcaggtggtagctgtgtgtccgtagctcctactcatgtgtgcaggatagcatctgtatgcgctaactaggttaactaacgTAGGCGAAaggctaacatgttagggttagctaaagtaacgttaagCTATAAAGCTGTGGTTAAAAATCTCGTGCAGTTGGAAGTGTGTCCCACTAAACGTCCACGAGTGACCTCTATGGAGTGACCACAAAAATTGCTCACAAAaagtttttaatatttcaaaaaatctgaatacaagcaacaatgtctggaactagctggtcattttggtgtaaaatgtttgaatgtagtgcaaaaactgtaggactagttagagctagaaaaattggccggaaagtgcagataataaaaaaaatatgaaaggtaGCGAGAGTGGGCTTGCCGAAGCAAGTACACTAattaataaacattaataaataaatatcagatCTAATGGTAAACTGaaatgataaacatttttttctctgaagtaACCTATGTAAACCCAGAAATATAGTGGAAACACTTTTGAAATGTATGACTTGTTTATGATTACTGTCTGTTATTGTTACTTTGTTATATGTTTAATGTATCGCTCATTGTGCTAGCAAAATTCCCTTCGGGGCAATAAAGGTTTTCATTATTCAAATATGTTTGGTTTTAACAGCAATTAAGTAAACATTACTAaggaaaacaattaaacattaaccaatcattttttcagtgtttcttctCATGTCCTATTTCCCTTTTTACGTTCTGAGTGATCAATAACAAGCAAAAGCAGGctactgcatttttttgttgttgcattattaaaattagCAGCGTGCCACTACCACCCATTTGAAACAGCCGGCTAAACAAACGGACTACTGTCCGTGGCATTACTAAAGAAAAGGGGACACTTACAACATCACTCATCTTAGCGAAATGTTTCAAACATTGCCTATTTGTAAGTTGTCTTGCTTGACAAAGGGgctattttcattaattatcGTTAACCATAATTAGCTAGACTAGCTTGCTTGTGGGCTAGTAGCCTATAGGATAACTTAACCTAGTCTAAAATGGACACATCCGATATAAACCGGTTTATTCTATTTTGAGCATCGTAAGTGTTGTTGTTTCAactgtggttttgttttatgACATTGCAAAATAGTACACAGTAGAAAATTCACAGTATTGTTACCTGTTATCTACGGATGTCAGTACAGCAGCGGGCATCCATAACAAGTGGGCAACTGTGCCGATCAAGACAAAATAGCAGCGCCCGGTACTGCAGCTGAGGGGTTGCGATTTACTCATGCGGACCTGtgcatatattataatatatataattaatataatataattatcaaTAGTATATAATagattataattttattttggttggtggtatttatcatttgtactttatataaaatacaaatgataaaTACCACCGACCATAAGGGCACTTGTCGAGTGAGAGGGCAAAAGGGCAGGGGCTCAAGCCCCCCTTGAGGTCTATCTGTGCACGTGCCTAAGCGTGTTTTATTGTGGTACGTGATGTAGGGGAGAGTCGCCATAAATGTGACGTTTTATAAATGTAAGACGATCAATAGCTTAATGTAGCCTACGAATGTCAtaatttcaggtttgtacatgtgcaattcagtcctctaccgCCTCACAAAGGAGTGTATTCTAGCGGAAATTGGATGCTTGgtgaccaaaaaataaataaaaaacgagATCCACGTCTATATAACTGTAACAGCTCTTACAGTTATGTCGCCTCTGAGTTTCTATAACAAACAACGTGCTTTTTGATGTTGTATGTCATCGAAagatttattaatattaataaattaaatatattatagttatattaaatacattttttactcaTCAACGTGTGTGATTTTAAAGTTAGTTAAGTgtttatgttaaatgttttcagcTAATTTTCTTGCTGTGTTGATCATCTGTATTCCTTTAAGtcattaatggaaaataaacagccacctgctcacaggcatttataataagcatgCCCCAAATTGGTCTGTACGGTAgaatatttgctttgtaaaagcttacctgggtgttgaataaaaaaaccaaaagcagctttcctcatcAATTTGGACGCTATCACAACTTACATCACTTAAAGCCCCATACTTCATAATCTGAGGTTATGTTTGGTCTCACAttaccattggaaatgtgtttccttgattgaCTTTTTATCCACACTATAGGGCGATTTCATTTACCGTTACAATCATACCTCACCTCTGTTACAATCATACCAGCTACTGCTAGATGGTATGACTGACTGTAACATCGGGCTGCGTGTACTTTGGTTTTACCTGTATGGATTGTGTTGTGCATGTAATTGAAACGGCTAATGACTACAGACATGTCAAAGCTATTtgaaagtaaaatttcatagtgcttggcaaaatattttctgagtaaatcagcaaaatccaaaaaattgTTACATGTATGACTGCTGTCCCCACAGGTGAGTTACCTATGCATCACGACGTGCCAGAAGTAGAACAGAGCGTCGAACAGGAATAAGCTCGAAGCTATCTGCCACAGCGCCTGCCAGCAGGTTGGAGCCAGGGCAGGCATCTTCGAACTTCGAAGTCGATGCAGAATAACCGTTGCTGGAAGGATGCAGATCAGGTAGTTCCAAAATATCCTTAGGACAGAGTTAAACCAAAGACGCACGCATATGGCTAACTCGCTGTTGCCGGAGATCTTGTAACGGTTTAGTGCCAACCAGCGGCAGCGCACGACGTCCAACGCCAGGAAAGGTGCGCATATAAGTAAGTGGCTGAAGAAAGCGACACCCGCGGCAAGGTAAGGTGACAAGAGCCACTCTCTGCGATGAAGAAAATAGTCCCAGACCGGCTGGAGCAGGAGCCCGCCGTGTTGATGCGATAATCCACATGTATTGTTCATGACACGCAATTGACTAAAATACATGGCATCAGTTAATATCCAGCTGAAGTTCGCGAAACTTTTCTTTTTGGCGTGAAGGTTTATTCCTCCGCTGCGACTAGCATCGCTCAGTGAATCGCGCGCACTtgtctattttcattttcacgaCGTGAATGTTGAAGCACTGTCATGTTGCTCCCAGTTATTGAGCGCAATCCTCGTTGACAGAactccttgttttttttgttctggtgcTTTCCGCCCCGAGACctactttttaatgaaaggaaaaaaattcgGACGCATTCCAGTTCCTGACTATGCCTTGCGTAGGCGAGATTGGCTACTGTGTTTCCCGTAATTTGAAATGATTCTGGTTTGTGAAGAGTATTGATTTCAAACGAAGGTAGTACTGTGGTGTGAATTGACGGCAAGTGGGCACACATGTGAGAGGCGGAACTGGGAGCGCAATTGTGGGTGGTGGACTGCTTGGGTAGATTGATGGGAGGAATTGACAGTCAGACAGGGGAGCTGTTCCAGCGCCAGGAGGGGAGGTTAGTAGCCTCCTTTAGGTAGCACGGGCTGGGCATTTAGGAGTGTATGCGCCCTTTCCGGTTCTCCAGTTTTGTGTATCAGCGCTCGGCCCGCTGCCGCGTGCTGTCCGCACTGCCGACCTCAAAGAACGCTTGCCCCGGGGAGTCGGACGGTGCCAAAAACGCAGACTCCGGGGGAGGGTCTCGCCAGCCGGGCGAGTTTAGTTTTTAAGTTCTATTACTCTGTGTTTAGTGTTTATTATTGTGGATAgccttgtttcattttctgtcctAGTCCTTTTGTGTATAGTGTTTACGTTTGAAGTAGGGCGGAGTGGGGAGGTTCAGTGGAGAGGAACTCTAAGGGGGCTAATTGTAAGGAATCATGTTCTATACCTTTTTGCTTTGTAGGCATGTAAAAGTGTTTAAAGGCGAGTGAACTGTATTTGACTAGTGTACTTCTCGGCCGTCTATTTTACGTGTGCTGTGTGGAACAAAAGCCTAGTTGTAGTGGAGTGGATTTGACCAGTGTATTAGTCCTCTAGGTGAAGTGCGCTGTGGGGAGCTATAGCCTGTTTGTAGTGGGGTGCACCTGGTGCATAAGATAGGGATTCCATGCTTTTTGTCCCTAGTGCAGCAACCCCACGGGACCTTCTAACCAAGCCCAatacatatgtatttaaatgagaatatttaataaagattgtatattttttgtaactGTCTGTTGTGTGGTGGATGTTCtaagtaaattaataataacctttaataataaaaagaataataattctATTCCACAGTTAATTCAGTGCTGAAATCCAGCCCTCCAATTCGGTGATTCATTTAAGTCGTTGTAAATCACAGATatctgcaggcactgtggctcTCCACAACTCGCCTGAACTCGTTTTTAACAACCTGAACTGGTGAAGAGATTTTGCGGTATCGAAATCATCCAGGATGACGCAAAATTAGGGGTGCACAATTCTGGACCTTGGTAAGGTTGCGAgctggtttttttatttatttaaccatttaccttagttttagttttctgataAGTGTATAAActatgctggttcactcctgtacttcagCACAGTGGAATTTTACGGGACACATGTTGGTTGATGCTTATAAATTCCCACAGATACGATTGAGCTAATATGGATCGGGCCTTATGCGCCCCTGCCCTGCAGCCCAATTTGAGTCATCATACAACCAAGCATTTATAGCAGTGCTATAtcgatatatttttaaatcaagttCTCATGAAATTCTAGAGaggaaatgtaattgtttttaaaagtttcgTTTGTTTAGTGCTCCACTTCCTGCAgttaatcattacattacaggcatttagcagacgctcttatccagagcgacgtacaagtgcatcagttcaagatCATCCCCCTTCTATTTAACCTAAGGTTTTATTAAACTGTTAAATGTAAGCCGTTCCCGGCACAAAATACGCATAAAACATTGGGGGCGGGGTTATGCTTCCCTTGAAATGCTTCAAAGCATtcccttttcctctccttttaATAGTGTGTGTATTGCGGAGGGAATCGTGATGAGTCACGCcagttatcttttttttaatcgcGAATTTACTGACACGTGGACGACTTCCAGTAATTCCAGTCAATAatccttaaataaaaatattgtcgGTTTACCCTTTCCCGTGATACACCATGCGAGTTTCTGTAGCAACGGCGTTTTTCTCATTCCGTAAGTGAATGGGAGCCTACGCCTAAATAGTGATCTTTCAAGCCCCGAAGCATTTCTGAAGAAATTAAGCAAATACATACTCAgcgcaaagaaagaaaaaatactgCCTCAAACCAATCCTTCAAATATCTTTATtgtaaatgacaaaattaacGATTAGATCTCCCGAAATTAGTCCATCTTCACACAGTGCATCTTATTACagttatattacaaaataaaaatggttccCTTCAGGTAACATTCAGTTAAGTCTACCTGAGCACGACTGAAGCAACACCCCATTTAGTATTCACTCATTTTAAAAGCCGTGTTAATTGAGAACACGCTACATAGGTGGACTAAAAAAAATCATGGAGTTACCGAGAAGGAGGGAGGTTGTGTTCTACAAAGGAACCAGATGCTTTGGAAATCTATATAAGGTCAAATTAGGCCGtttgcatttacagaatatgtaaaaatatattaagtACTGGTCTGCTTctgtgataaaaaaagaagcccTGATTGTTTGGAGGTGAACAGAAACTGAGGGAAGCCATGATCTTTTTGACTAAGTATTGAGTCTTAGATAGTGGatttatagtaataataactaataataacCACCGCACTGAACTAGAAATAAGCACCTTTGATACCTCCAAATGAAACGCACAAACTGAAAACGAACAGGACCCAAAGGCCAGCAGAACTGATGGATAATGATGTTCCCTCCCTGTCTCGCTCTTTGGATCTTGGACGGTTAAAACAGACACAGCCAAAATTAtgtttcgggtttttttttttttttttggtaaatgatctttctcacactcacacacatataggtatgtatgtatgtatacagagagagagagagaactgaaatGTGATGGAGGATGCACTGTGGACCAGTAAACAGTACGATTTGTagtcacagaaatgaaatatctAGGCCATTATGAACAATAttacatctttcttttttattaaagtGTGCACATCACCAGCAAGCTAATGAAAGAACAGCATCGCAGTGCTCTAAATAAGATGATACTGTATTTGCATACTGGAATTTAAACTTCATACATAAAAGTGGTATGAAAACTTGACTAGTCCTCTAGGTGGCTGACCACCTGCAGTTACACAACCGAGAACAGACATTCAAACCTGATGATAGTATTGCATTTCAACAAACCTAAATGCGTGCCCTTATGAAATATCGCCGCCCGTTACACTGGACAAACGAATAATCTCTATTCGGTGTCACTGCAGTAGTACATCTTGGTAAGGGGAAGACTAACAACAATCTTACCTGA is part of the Anguilla anguilla isolate fAngAng1 chromosome 10, fAngAng1.pri, whole genome shotgun sequence genome and encodes:
- the ch25hl3 gene encoding cholesterol 25-hydroxylase-like protein, which encodes MYFSQLRVMNNTCGLSHQHGGLLLQPVWDYFLHRREWLLSPYLAAGVAFFSHLLICAPFLALDVVRCRWLALNRYKISGNSELAICVRLWFNSVLRIFWNYLICILPATVILHRLRSSKMPALAPTCWQALWQIASSLFLFDALFYFWHVVMHRVPWLYRRVHQAHHQNPDVFALTAQDASAVELLCLQTIALCSATLVGCHPLSEITFHLLNMWLAAEDHCGYDLPWALHKILPFFGGAPFHQLHHRKFRGNYAPYFKHWDRLFGTELTEETP